The Candidatus Defluviibacterium haderslevense DNA window AATACAATTGCTCATTAATTATGGTGCATCTCCAAGAGCAAGTATTTTTTTAGCACAAGCAGCTAAAGCAAATGCATTTATTAACCATAGAGGCTTTGTAATTCCTGAAGATGTAACCAGTATTGTCAAAGACATTTTCCGACATAGAATTGGACTAAGCTATGAAGCCGAAGCTGAAAATATAACACAAGACCAAATCATTTCAACTATATTATCGAAAGTAGAAGTTCCATAAATGCAACTCAATCGACACGATAATTATTTTTCTTTTATACCTCCTTTCCCTTTGAAATGGATTTGGATGGGACTCTTATTTTTAAATCTAATTGTATATGATTTAACTGCACAAATCAATCTTAAAACACAAGATGTTGTAGATTTATTTGAGGACCACCATCATGGGATTTGGATCAATCATTTTACAGGTTCTAATTCGGAACAGGATCAAATCATTCTAAGCTTAGGAAATGACCAAAAAGATTACAAAGGAATCATACAAAATTTAAGTACTAGAACCATCACTTTTATTGAAGGAACATATATTCCAGATACTTTAAAATGCATCATTACAGATTCCACTGGAACTATACTTGGTACTTTGCTTGGAAGTTTTCAAGATAGTTTTTTAACTGCCCGTATTCTTTATAATTATAAAAAACAAGGAAGTCTCATTCAACTCAAACAAATACCTCGAATACAATCTAAACTACTAGACTGTCCACCACAATTGAATTATTTCAGCAGTAAAATGGATTCGATGAAGTATCGGATTTTTATCCAAAATAACGGAGATGGAATAATCATGGGAAGATTAGAGAATTGGATTGATACCATTACCTATATATTAAGAGGAAATTGTGTCAATGAATCATGTAATCGTTCTGTTGTAAATGTATACAATCTCAATAATATAAAACTGGGACAAATTCAAATCGATGTCAAAAACTCAAACATACATTTATCTAAACTAACAAGAGTATTTGATTCATTAAATCTTAAAATTGCAAAAAACTATCCCTTTGCATGCAAAACAAATACATTTAATTCCAGTTTTTTGTCTGCTCAATATCTTCATCTTGATGACAAAGCTTATATAAAATGGATTAATGATTACATTATCCAATACAATCAAAAATTAGCTTTTGAGCAAACAGGTACAGATAGTGCCCATTTACAAAAATCATTTTTAACCATGGACGTGGCATGGATTAGTGATTATTGGATTAGTGGATATATTCTCATCACAGAAAGTAATAATAAAACTAAAAAATCTTCTTTCAATTATAGTTTTAGACAAAATGAAAATCTCGATATAGCGGATTTATTTGAAAAAGAAGTTGACATAAAACTATTAATTGATCCTTTGATTCATGATCAAAAAACAAAATTGGCTGCATCAGGGACAAAGGGATATAAACACTTCATCATGAATGATGAATTTAAACATTGGACATTGTGGCCTCAAGGGATTTGTTTTTCATCTGAAGTCAATACCATTTGGGGAACCCAACACCTATTAATACCCTATAAACTTTTAAAAAATCAAATACGAAAGAATGGACCTTTAAAACGTGTATTATAATATCATGGAGACCCAAGAATTATTAAACCAAGTAAGAAAGATAGAAATCAAGACTAAAGGATTAAGTCATCACCTTTTTTCTGGAGCCTATCACAGTGTATTTAAAGGTCGCGGGATGTCTTTTTCAGAGATTCGGGAATATAGTATTGGTGACGATATCAGACACATTGATTGGAATGTAACTGCACGTGCAGGCCAAACCTACATGAAAGTTTTTGAAGAAGAACGCGAATTAACATTAATGTTATTAATTGATATTAGTCCTTCTACTTATTTTGGTTCGACAACTCAGTCAAAAGCGGAATGGATTGCTGAAATGGCTGCTGTACTGGCATTTTCTGCCACACAAAACCAAGATAAAGTTGGATTATTATTATTTAGTGATAAAATACATTTATTCATTCCGCCAAAAAAAGGAAAACAACATATACTTCGCATTATTCGGGAAATACTCGTGAGTCGGAATGACGCTAAAGGAACCAATCTTGACATTCCATTAAAATATTTAAACAGTGTCCTCAATAAAAAAAGCATCTGTTTTGTTTGTTCTGATTTTCAATGCCCCATACCTGAAACGACTATAAGAATTGTTGCAAAAAAACATGATCTGATTGGATTGCAAATATTAGATCCATTGGAACAGGAAATTCCAAATGTTGGCCTAATAGCATTAACAGATTCTGAAACTGGTCATGAGATGATCATTGATAGTTCTGATCCCAATATGAATCAAATAATATCCCAACACCACTTACAAAATAATAACCGCATTAAATCTATTTTTTCAAAATCGAATGCAGATTTTTTAAGTATGGATATTCAAAATAATTATATTAAGACACTCATTAAATTTTTTAAAAGCAGAAAGTAATATGCGCTTGTTGATCATATTAATTATTACTTCTTTTTTTGATACACAAGTATTTGCACAATCGCATTTTAGTCAATCTGTAGATTCTACACATATGTGGATTGGTGATCAACAATACCTCCATCAGAGGTCTGCAAGCAATCAAATTGCTGATGATCCCATAAATGTATTGGATACCTTGTCATGGATGGAAATATTGGATCGAGGTTCATGGACCAAACAGGAGGATGGAAGCTTTATCAGAGATGTAAAATTTACTGTTTTTGATAGTGGTTATTTTGAAATACCTATTTTTCAGATCTCATTAAATCAAGATACATTTAAAACCAATCCAATTGGAATAACGGTTAATTATTTGCCAGATGATAGCCAACAACTCCTTCCAATAAAAGATATCCAAGAAACCAAAGGACCTAGTCCGATTTTGATGTATGCTGTTATAATATTCTGCTTTATTATATTCATGCTGATCATCCTTTATTATTTTTTCAAAGCTGATAAACTGAAACCAGGTAAAATTATTTATCAGGAAGTCATGTCTCCTTATGAAAAAGCGCTCTCGGAATTAAACAAACTAGAACAAAAAAAATATTGGCAACAAGACCAATTGAAAGTATATTATGATAAACTCAATGAAATACTGAGATCCTATCTGGCAGAAGGATTTAAAATAAATGCCTTAGAATTAACTTCTAAAGAAATTATCCAAAACATAGAAGAAAAAAATATTCAATTCAATCAATTGGATTTATTGAAACAGAATATTAAAATTTCTGACCTGGTTAAATTCGCAAATTTGACTCCGGATATTCATACCCATTCCGACTTGATGAAACAAGCTCATAAATTTGTAGCATCTAACAAGTCCCTTTCAGAAGAAATAATGGCCATTAACATCGTGCATTGGAATCAACTATTAGGAACTGAACTTGCCAAACAATTTGAAAATCCAAATGAAATTCCTCCAGATATTTTGTTACAACTTAAGCGTGATGATACCTTAGAAACACTAAGCTTAATTTCTTCCATGGTTGTAAAAAATCAATTTCAACTGCCTGCTACTTGGGTAGCTTTGCATCAATCGAAATTAGGTCAATTGTCTAGATGGCATTATAATCTTATGATGCAAAATAATCAGCAATGGGTTAACGTACTTCTGATGATTGTTTTAATACCGCTCCTCACTTTATTTCTTCCTTTTCTAATGATCATCGCCTTAATGAAAAAAGAAGCGATATTTTCAAGAGGAATTTTTGTTTTGAGTAAACATAATAAATTAATGGTAAATCAAAATAAATTATCATGAGCCAGTGGTTTAATCAGATCGAATGGTATAGTCCATACATGTTAATCCTATTAGGAATCATACCTTTTTTGCTGTATCGGGAAGTTAAACAAGCGTCCAAACATTCAGCCAGTTTAATTTATCCATCATTTGATGCCTTTAAGCCACAAGTAAGTTGGAAATTAAAATTATATCAAAGTATTCCTTATTTAAAATATCTGGCATTAGTATTTCTAATTATTGCATTGGCAAGACCGCAATGGGTATTGCGAGAAGAAAAAATTGATGCTGAAGGAATTGATATATTCCTGGTTATGGATTTGTCATCAAGTATGTTGTCGCAAGATTTCAACCCCAATCGATTAGAAATAAGTAAATTGGTTGCCATAGATTTTGTAAAGAAAAGATCATATGATAGAATTGGTCTTGTGGGTTTCTCAGGTGAAGGCTTTACGCAATGTCCATTAACCGTAGATCATCAAATTCTGACTAATCTGTTAAGTCAATTAGAATGTGGTTATTTAAATGATGGCACTGCAATCGGCCTAGGATTATCTACAGCGATTAATCGTTTGAAAGATGATAGTTTGACCCACAGCAAAGTCATTATATTATTAACGGATGGGGTCAACAATGCGGGTGAAATATCGCCAGATCTGGCAGCTGAAATGTCCAAAGTCTTTAATATTAAAATTTATGCCATTGGCGTAGGATCAACTGGTGAAGCCTACTCCCCTGTAGGAAGACAGGCTAATGGTGAATTTGTATTTGGTATGGCTCCTGTCAATATTGATGAAAACCTACTCCGAAAGATAACTTCCGAAACCGGAGGAATTTATTATCGGGCAACCAATCAAAACGAGTTGCAACAAATCTATCAGGAAATAGATCGCCTTGAAAAGACAAAAATAGAAGTAAAAGTATTTAAACGTTTTTCTGAAGAATATAGATTTTTCTTATTGATTGGATTAATCTTAATTGTCCTTGCGTGGATCATTCGTATCACCTTTAATAGACTCATGCCATAATATGTTTAAGATAGATTCCATAGCATATCTTACTTTATTGTTGATCATTCCTGTGATATATGGGGTTTATTATTTTATAAAGTTGAATGCCGTTCAACTGTGGTCTCGATTAGGAATAAGTAATCAACTCAAAAAATCCTGGCAATCGAATACGGCATTACAACGAACCAAATTCATACTTTTTTTGAGTATACTTTTTTTATTAATCATTGCACTAGCTAATCCACAGTTTGGTTTAAAAAAAGAAAAAGTAAAAACCCAAAATACAGAA harbors:
- a CDS encoding DUF58 domain-containing protein, translating into METQELLNQVRKIEIKTKGLSHHLFSGAYHSVFKGRGMSFSEIREYSIGDDIRHIDWNVTARAGQTYMKVFEEERELTLMLLIDISPSTYFGSTTQSKAEWIAEMAAVLAFSATQNQDKVGLLLFSDKIHLFIPPKKGKQHILRIIREILVSRNDAKGTNLDIPLKYLNSVLNKKSICFVCSDFQCPIPETTIRIVAKKHDLIGLQILDPLEQEIPNVGLIALTDSETGHEMIIDSSDPNMNQIISQHHLQNNNRIKSIFSKSNADFLSMDIQNNYIKTLIKFFKSRK
- a CDS encoding VWA domain-containing protein, with protein sequence MSQWFNQIEWYSPYMLILLGIIPFLLYREVKQASKHSASLIYPSFDAFKPQVSWKLKLYQSIPYLKYLALVFLIIALARPQWVLREEKIDAEGIDIFLVMDLSSSMLSQDFNPNRLEISKLVAIDFVKKRSYDRIGLVGFSGEGFTQCPLTVDHQILTNLLSQLECGYLNDGTAIGLGLSTAINRLKDDSLTHSKVIILLTDGVNNAGEISPDLAAEMSKVFNIKIYAIGVGSTGEAYSPVGRQANGEFVFGMAPVNIDENLLRKITSETGGIYYRATNQNELQQIYQEIDRLEKTKIEVKVFKRFSEEYRFFLLIGLILIVLAWIIRITFNRLMP